The following coding sequences are from one Caballeronia sp. SBC1 window:
- the shiA gene encoding shikimate transporter, whose amino-acid sequence MTIAIQPSDVAAVDREKSRARKAALGSFVGAVVDWYDFLLYGIIAAIVFNTEFFPKVSPAMGTLAAFGTFGVGFLFRPLGGFVFGHYGDRLGRKRMLVLTVMMMGLSTAMIGLLPTFASIGWWAPVLLVALRAIQGFAVGGEWGGAALMAVESAPGKKKAFYSSGVQVGYGVGLVLATGIVSILSQTMDDATFRTWGWRIPFVFSVVLVLIGLWVRSSMEESQEFVKKVIEKGQRTGRLPIFEALRQHPKAFLLIIALRLAELFTMYIVTAFALSYSTSNLGMPRQFFLNIGLLVGAVSIVTIPCFAMLADRFGRRRIYMIGAVVGMLSAIPFFLALDARSTIWIVIFSVMLANIAHDMVVSVQQPMFTELFGTEYRYSGAGVGYQVASVVGGGFTPFIAVALVSFAGGSWHPVAAYLAIGCLISVVVAGGMKRT is encoded by the coding sequence CCTTCAGACGTGGCAGCAGTCGACCGGGAGAAGAGCCGGGCACGCAAGGCGGCGCTTGGCAGTTTTGTCGGTGCAGTGGTGGACTGGTATGACTTCCTGCTCTACGGCATCATTGCCGCGATCGTTTTCAACACCGAGTTCTTCCCGAAAGTCAGCCCTGCCATGGGCACGCTCGCAGCGTTCGGGACCTTTGGCGTAGGCTTTTTGTTTCGCCCGCTGGGTGGTTTTGTGTTCGGCCACTATGGCGACCGGCTGGGCCGCAAGCGCATGCTGGTGCTGACCGTGATGATGATGGGTCTCTCAACCGCGATGATCGGCTTGCTGCCCACGTTCGCGTCCATCGGCTGGTGGGCACCGGTCCTGCTCGTGGCCTTGCGTGCCATCCAGGGTTTCGCGGTTGGCGGCGAATGGGGCGGTGCGGCGTTGATGGCAGTGGAAAGCGCGCCCGGCAAAAAGAAGGCGTTCTACAGCAGCGGCGTGCAGGTCGGTTACGGCGTGGGACTGGTGCTGGCAACCGGCATTGTCTCGATCCTCAGCCAGACCATGGACGACGCGACCTTCAGGACCTGGGGCTGGCGTATACCGTTCGTGTTCAGCGTGGTGCTGGTCCTGATCGGGCTGTGGGTGCGATCGAGCATGGAGGAGTCGCAGGAGTTCGTTAAGAAGGTGATCGAGAAGGGGCAGCGAACCGGGCGCCTGCCGATCTTCGAAGCGTTGCGCCAGCATCCGAAAGCATTCTTGCTGATCATCGCGCTGCGCCTCGCCGAACTCTTCACGATGTACATCGTCACGGCATTTGCGCTGAGCTATTCAACGTCCAACCTCGGCATGCCGCGCCAGTTTTTCCTGAACATTGGCCTGCTTGTGGGAGCGGTCAGCATTGTGACCATTCCATGCTTTGCGATGCTTGCCGACCGTTTTGGCCGCCGCCGCATCTACATGATCGGCGCAGTCGTCGGCATGCTCAGCGCCATTCCGTTCTTCCTCGCACTCGACGCCCGCTCAACCATCTGGATCGTGATCTTCTCGGTGATGCTGGCGAACATCGCGCACGACATGGTGGTGAGCGTTCAGCAGCCAATGTTCACTGAACTCTTCGGCACCGAGTATCGATACAGCGGCGCAGGCGTGGGTTATCAGGTGGCGAGCGTGGTCGGCGGTGGCTTCACGCCGTTCATCGCTGTGGCGCTGGTGAGCTTTGCTGGCGGTTCGTGGCATCCGGTAGCAGCTTATCTGGCGATCGGCTGCCTGATTTCCGTGGTGGTTGCCGGCGGCATGAAGCGGACTTGA
- a CDS encoding 3-keto-5-aminohexanoate cleavage protein codes for MTDPCIISVAITGSVPRKKDNPAVPISIAEQVESTHAAYEAGASLVHLHVRDEQENSSSDRSRFEALQDGIRQHCPDIIIQFSTGGRGRSFEQRGAMLDLRPDMASLATGSVNFPTTVYENPPDFVRSLAKSMLDYGVKPEIEIFDLAMLYSTVELVGQGLLASPVHVQFVMGVKNALPAKREILEFEVERLRAELPDATWTAAGIGRHQLEVNHWTLELGGHCRTGLEDNIRWDKDTLATSNAQLVSRVAALCGEYGRPVATAAQARELLHLPAL; via the coding sequence ATGACTGATCCCTGCATTATCTCGGTTGCAATAACGGGCTCCGTGCCGCGCAAGAAAGACAATCCGGCGGTGCCCATCTCGATTGCCGAGCAGGTGGAAAGCACCCACGCCGCGTACGAAGCGGGCGCATCGCTGGTGCATCTGCACGTGCGCGACGAACAGGAGAATTCCAGCTCGGACCGCTCGCGTTTCGAGGCGCTTCAGGACGGCATCCGGCAACATTGCCCGGACATCATCATCCAGTTCTCGACGGGTGGACGCGGACGTTCTTTCGAGCAGCGCGGTGCGATGCTCGATCTGCGCCCGGACATGGCTTCGCTCGCCACCGGGTCGGTCAACTTCCCGACCACGGTCTACGAGAACCCGCCCGACTTCGTGCGCTCGCTCGCGAAGTCGATGCTCGATTACGGCGTCAAACCCGAGATAGAAATTTTCGATCTGGCCATGCTCTACAGCACCGTTGAGCTGGTCGGGCAGGGGCTGCTGGCATCGCCGGTTCATGTCCAGTTCGTGATGGGCGTAAAGAACGCGTTGCCGGCGAAGCGCGAAATCCTCGAGTTCGAAGTCGAGCGGCTGCGCGCCGAGTTGCCCGATGCGACCTGGACGGCGGCAGGCATCGGCCGGCATCAGCTTGAGGTGAACCACTGGACGCTGGAGCTGGGCGGTCATTGCCGCACAGGTCTTGAAGACAACATTCGCTGGGATAAGGACACGCTTGCCACGAGCAACGCGCAGCTGGTGAGCCGCGTGGCTGCGTTGTGCGGTGAGTACGGACGTCCGGTTGCAACCGCGGCGCAGGCCCGGGAACTGCTGCATTTACCGGCGCTTTAG
- a CDS encoding bifunctional sugar phosphate isomerase/epimerase/4-hydroxyphenylpyruvate dioxygenase family protein, with the protein MLRSIATVSVSGTLVEKLKAISRAGFDGVEIFENDLLYFDGSPADVRRICADLGLQIMLFQPFRDFEGVSPERLVRNLERARRKFELMHELGTDRVLVCSNASVDSIGGDALLVDQLGQFADLARSEGVMAGYEALAWGRHVNSYKHAWRLVDTLDHPNLGLILDSFHTLSIGDSVDEIARIPADRITFVQIADAPKMAMDVLEWSRHYRCFPGQGDLDVAGFTRQVLASGYAGPLSLEIFNDGFRAAPNAATAVDGYRSLLFLEEQCAGALKATSHETLFDPPAAPAHTGFQFLEFAVDPAGGPTLAQWLERLGFRAAGQHRSKNVTLYAQGDACILLNGETDSFASAFHQAHGLSVCASAYRVDNAAQAFERAAAFGYAPFSGKVGPNERVVPSVQAPDNSLQYFVDEAPGEPTLYETDFNLTDTGKPDRDDILRCIDHVCLNLPADTLDTWVLFFKATFGFDAEPSVLLPDPYGLVRSRAVRSRDGSVRIVLNASADRHTAVVESLSTYRGSGLNHVAFATDDIFAAVAELRERGVPLLHIPRNYYDDLEARYDFDPATLAQMREGGILYDRDNAGGEFFQVYTEQFAERFFLEVVQRRGSYDGYGAVNAPVRLAAHAQRRHQERPAGAA; encoded by the coding sequence ATGCTACGTTCAATTGCCACCGTCTCAGTCAGCGGAACGCTGGTCGAGAAGCTCAAGGCTATCAGCCGCGCCGGGTTTGACGGCGTTGAGATTTTCGAAAACGACTTGCTGTACTTCGATGGCTCACCCGCCGACGTCAGGCGTATCTGCGCCGACCTCGGCCTCCAGATCATGCTGTTCCAACCCTTCCGCGACTTCGAGGGAGTATCGCCGGAACGACTGGTCCGCAACCTTGAACGTGCGCGACGCAAGTTCGAACTGATGCATGAACTAGGCACGGATCGCGTGCTGGTGTGCAGCAATGCATCCGTGGATTCAATTGGTGGCGATGCATTGCTCGTTGATCAGCTCGGGCAGTTCGCCGACCTCGCGCGTTCGGAAGGCGTGATGGCGGGTTATGAAGCGCTCGCCTGGGGGCGACACGTCAACTCGTACAAACATGCGTGGCGGCTGGTCGACACGCTCGATCATCCCAATCTCGGGTTAATTCTGGACAGCTTCCATACGCTTTCAATCGGCGATTCAGTCGATGAAATTGCTCGCATTCCAGCGGACCGGATTACGTTCGTACAGATCGCGGACGCGCCGAAGATGGCCATGGATGTGCTTGAATGGAGCCGCCATTACCGCTGTTTCCCGGGGCAAGGCGATCTCGACGTGGCCGGCTTTACGCGTCAGGTACTGGCGTCGGGATACGCCGGGCCGCTGTCACTGGAGATATTCAACGACGGCTTTCGTGCGGCGCCGAACGCGGCGACGGCGGTTGATGGCTATCGCTCGCTGCTGTTTCTGGAGGAGCAATGTGCGGGCGCCTTGAAGGCCACGTCGCATGAGACGTTGTTCGATCCGCCCGCCGCGCCTGCGCACACTGGTTTTCAGTTCCTCGAATTCGCCGTTGATCCGGCCGGTGGTCCGACGCTTGCCCAATGGCTCGAACGCCTGGGCTTTCGCGCGGCTGGGCAGCATCGTTCGAAGAATGTCACGCTGTACGCGCAGGGCGACGCGTGCATTCTCCTGAACGGCGAAACCGATTCCTTCGCGAGCGCGTTTCATCAGGCGCATGGCTTGTCGGTGTGCGCGTCGGCGTATCGAGTCGATAACGCAGCGCAAGCCTTCGAGCGCGCAGCCGCTTTCGGCTACGCGCCTTTCTCGGGCAAGGTCGGTCCCAACGAGCGCGTGGTGCCGAGCGTGCAGGCACCCGATAACAGCTTGCAGTATTTCGTCGATGAGGCGCCGGGCGAGCCCACGCTCTACGAAACCGATTTCAACCTGACTGATACAGGCAAGCCAGACCGGGACGATATCCTGCGCTGCATCGACCATGTGTGCCTGAACCTGCCCGCTGACACGTTGGATACGTGGGTGCTTTTTTTCAAGGCGACGTTTGGTTTCGACGCTGAGCCGTCCGTCCTTTTACCGGACCCGTACGGCCTTGTCAGAAGCCGCGCGGTGCGCAGCCGGGACGGTTCCGTGCGGATCGTGCTCAACGCCTCTGCGGACCGGCATACGGCGGTGGTGGAGTCGCTGTCGACCTACCGCGGTTCGGGGCTGAATCACGTTGCGTTCGCGACCGACGACATTTTCGCGGCCGTCGCGGAGCTGCGCGAGCGGGGTGTGCCGCTCCTGCACATTCCGCGCAACTATTACGATGATCTCGAAGCTCGCTACGATTTTGATCCGGCCACGCTCGCACAAATGCGCGAGGGCGGCATCCTGTACGACCGCGACAACGCGGGCGGTGAGTTTTTTCAGGTCTATACGGAACAGTTCGCGGAGCGGTTTTTCCTGGAGGTCGTGCAACGCAGGGGCAGCTACGACGGTTATGGTGCGGTGAACGCGCCGGTTCGGCTCGCGGCGCATGCCCAGCGACGCCATCAGGAGCGGCCGGCCGGGGCGGCGTGA
- a CDS encoding 4-hydroxyphenylpyruvate dioxygenase family protein: MTNDASLPGAASAQSLQDSDNPLGVAGLEFVEFSSPDPARLRTLFEQLGFTEVARHVSKDVTLFRQGSMNFLINADDDSFAARFAVNHGVGICAIGLRVFDAQISHERAVEFGAWDFEGERIGPNELLIPAIQGIGDSHIYFVDHWEGRQEPSDKARSIYDIDFAWLDPQETRAALHSNDAGLSKVDHFTQTVGAGRLADWLDFYLQVLHFKEIHAVHPDWKVAQDLPVIVSPCQTLSIPVYEEGTYRTSLMQDYLPDHTGEGVQHIALVAKDIFASVDILRSRGIRFVQPPARYYEQLDERLPGHGLDVEALRSRGILVDGTMGADGSARLFLQTFIQRDRGDMFFEIVERRGDHGFGEGNLIALGKAWQ, from the coding sequence ATGACCAACGATGCTTCCCTGCCTGGCGCTGCCTCGGCGCAATCCCTGCAGGACAGCGACAATCCGCTGGGTGTCGCCGGGCTTGAATTCGTGGAATTCTCCAGTCCGGACCCGGCGCGGTTGCGGACGCTTTTCGAGCAACTTGGCTTTACGGAAGTGGCGCGGCATGTCAGCAAGGATGTCACGCTGTTTCGCCAGGGCAGCATGAATTTCCTCATCAACGCCGACGATGATTCGTTTGCGGCGCGCTTCGCGGTGAATCATGGAGTGGGCATCTGCGCGATCGGGCTGAGGGTATTCGATGCGCAGATTTCGCATGAGCGTGCCGTCGAATTCGGGGCGTGGGATTTCGAGGGCGAGCGCATTGGGCCGAACGAATTGTTGATACCCGCGATCCAGGGGATCGGGGATTCGCATATTTATTTTGTGGACCATTGGGAAGGCCGGCAAGAGCCAAGTGACAAGGCCCGGTCGATCTACGATATTGATTTCGCGTGGCTCGACCCGCAGGAAACGCGTGCGGCGCTCCATTCCAACGATGCGGGTCTGAGCAAGGTCGATCATTTCACGCAGACGGTTGGGGCGGGCAGACTGGCGGATTGGCTCGATTTTTATCTGCAGGTCCTTCATTTCAAGGAGATCCATGCGGTTCATCCGGACTGGAAGGTGGCGCAGGATCTGCCTGTCATTGTGTCGCCTTGCCAGACGTTGAGCATTCCCGTTTATGAGGAAGGGACGTATCGCACGAGTCTGATGCAGGACTATCTGCCGGACCATACGGGCGAGGGGGTCCAGCATATTGCGCTGGTCGCGAAGGATATTTTTGCGTCGGTGGATATTTTGCGGTCGCGGGGCATTCGTTTCGTGCAGCCGCCGGCACGGTATTACGAGCAACTTGATGAGCGTTTGCCCGGGCACGGGCTGGACGTTGAGGCGCTGCGTTCGCGGGGCATTCTGGTAGATGGGACGATGGGTGCCGATGGTAGCGCGCGGCTCTTCCTGCAAACCTTTATTCAACGCGATCGCGGCGATATGTTTTTTGAAATTGTGGAGAGGCGTGGCGATCACGGGTTTGGGGAAGGGAATTTAATTGCACTTGGCAAAGCGTGGCAGTAG
- a CDS encoding LysR substrate-binding domain-containing protein: protein MDLKQMRQFLALAEELNFGRAAERLHMAQPPLTRNIRALEEELGASLFVRTPKGAELTQAGQALLDEVPNVLALARRAEEQAQLAGQGYVGRLDVGIFSSGILNVIPRLLAQFHTDRPDVKIGLHNMSKADQIVALRERRITIGFNRLVPDEADIAVEWVQREPFLVALYEGHPLCVKKSITLRDLDNERMILYPNAPVHGLAQEVAAAFRAEGVRLRVEQEVEDVVTCIALVASRFGVCVTTESAANLRLPGVVYRPLRSKQLRNIELSCLYRRGDASPILNAVLELIKASRGRFQTQ from the coding sequence ATGGATTTGAAGCAGATGCGACAGTTTCTGGCACTTGCCGAGGAGTTGAATTTCGGCCGCGCTGCCGAGCGTCTTCACATGGCGCAGCCACCGCTCACGCGCAACATCCGCGCGTTGGAAGAGGAACTTGGGGCATCGTTATTCGTTCGCACGCCGAAGGGAGCCGAACTGACACAAGCGGGTCAGGCGTTGCTTGACGAGGTGCCGAACGTTCTTGCGCTGGCTCGCCGTGCTGAGGAGCAGGCGCAGCTCGCGGGTCAGGGATACGTTGGCCGGCTGGATGTCGGCATTTTCAGTTCGGGGATACTGAACGTGATTCCGCGTTTGCTTGCGCAATTCCATACTGATCGACCCGATGTGAAGATTGGCTTGCACAACATGTCGAAGGCCGATCAGATTGTTGCCTTGCGCGAGCGCCGCATCACGATCGGGTTTAATCGGCTTGTGCCGGATGAAGCGGATATAGCGGTGGAATGGGTTCAGCGTGAGCCGTTTCTGGTCGCGCTTTACGAGGGTCATCCGCTGTGTGTGAAGAAGTCGATCACGCTTCGCGACCTGGATAATGAACGGATGATTCTTTACCCGAACGCGCCGGTGCATGGGCTTGCACAGGAAGTCGCCGCGGCGTTCCGGGCTGAAGGTGTGCGGTTGCGGGTGGAGCAGGAGGTCGAGGACGTGGTGACGTGTATTGCGCTGGTCGCCAGCCGCTTTGGTGTTTGCGTCACGACTGAATCTGCTGCGAATCTACGCTTGCCAGGGGTGGTTTATCGACCGCTCAGGTCGAAACAACTGCGCAATATTGAACTGAGCTGCTTGTATCGACGGGGAGATGCATCGCCGATATTGAACGCGGTGCTTGAGTTGATTAAGGCATCGAGGGGGAGGTTTCAAACGCAATAG
- a CDS encoding dioxygenase produces MIITRQEDVTRAVLDELSRAHNPRFREIMSAAVRHLHDFAREAKLTEVEFHQACGVIAKLGQLTTASHNEVVLIAGSLGLSSLVCLLNNGDHGQTDTTANLMGPFWRSGSPRTENGASIVRSPTAGTPIFVNAWVRDLQGQPVADAEVDVWHTSAEGFYENQDPEQADMNLRGKLTTDAEGHIAFRSVKPAGYPIPLSGPVGELLSAQGRHNMRPAHIHFMIYKPGFKTQFSQVYSSDDPNLDTDVQFGVTRVLVGQYVLHDSHAEPAPSGDIEGAWYSLDHHFKIEAGEAKLPKPPITGKAEGARPTLAVLART; encoded by the coding sequence ATGATCATCACCCGTCAGGAAGACGTCACGCGGGCCGTGCTCGACGAGCTAAGCCGCGCACATAACCCTCGATTCCGCGAAATCATGTCTGCGGCAGTGCGCCATCTGCATGACTTCGCACGCGAAGCGAAACTCACGGAAGTGGAATTTCATCAAGCCTGCGGCGTCATCGCCAAGCTGGGGCAACTGACTACCGCATCGCACAACGAGGTTGTGTTGATCGCCGGCTCGCTCGGGCTTTCGTCACTGGTCTGCCTGCTCAACAACGGCGACCACGGTCAAACCGATACGACCGCGAACCTCATGGGCCCGTTCTGGCGAAGCGGTTCACCGCGCACCGAAAACGGCGCTTCAATCGTTCGGTCGCCGACTGCCGGCACCCCTATTTTCGTCAATGCATGGGTCCGCGATCTCCAGGGTCAACCCGTGGCGGACGCGGAAGTGGACGTCTGGCATACATCGGCGGAAGGGTTCTATGAGAACCAGGACCCAGAGCAAGCCGACATGAACCTGCGCGGAAAACTGACCACCGACGCCGAAGGCCACATCGCTTTTCGAAGCGTCAAACCAGCGGGTTATCCGATCCCGTTGTCCGGCCCCGTGGGTGAATTGCTGAGTGCTCAAGGTCGTCACAACATGCGGCCCGCGCATATCCATTTCATGATCTACAAGCCGGGTTTCAAGACGCAATTCTCGCAAGTCTATTCAAGCGACGACCCCAATCTCGATACCGATGTCCAGTTCGGCGTCACGCGCGTGCTGGTGGGCCAGTACGTGCTGCACGACAGCCACGCCGAGCCCGCACCATCCGGCGATATAGAAGGTGCGTGGTATTCGCTCGATCACCACTTCAAGATTGAAGCGGGCGAAGCGAAGCTGCCGAAACCGCCGATCACCGGGAAAGCTGAAGGCGCGCGCCCGACGCTCGCGGTGCTGGCGAGAACCTGA
- a CDS encoding tautomerase family protein, with translation MPIVQISLVEGRDDATVKACIKAVARTIHETLGAPLASIRVVATVVPATHWAVGDQTKDEIAAAAQQQEAK, from the coding sequence ATGCCAATCGTACAGATATCACTCGTTGAAGGACGCGACGACGCGACCGTAAAGGCTTGCATCAAGGCGGTCGCACGCACGATCCACGAGACGCTCGGCGCACCGCTCGCCTCTATCCGGGTCGTTGCGACGGTCGTGCCTGCAACGCATTGGGCCGTCGGCGATCAGACCAAGGACGAGATCGCCGCAGCCGCTCAACAGCAGGAGGCGAAATGA
- a CDS encoding 2-keto-4-pentenoate hydratase, with translation MTPQLIEQAANALLDAARTGQFIAPLRETYEQLSIESAYAVQRFNTDRRLKEGRRLVGCKIGLTSVAVQKQLGVDRPDFGMLFDDMAYGDGEPIPASILTQPKIEGEVAFVIGRDITVSNPGPLDVLNAIEYALPALEIVGSRIAKWDIRITDTIADNASSSAFVVGNSPRKLSEFDLRLCGMVIERRGEPVSVGAGAACLGNPINAVVWLARTMAGLGTPLKAGDLVLSGALGPMVSVTPGDIFETRINGLGSVRAVFENDSGEAR, from the coding sequence ATGACACCTCAGCTCATTGAGCAAGCTGCGAATGCGTTGCTCGATGCCGCGCGAACGGGTCAATTCATCGCGCCGTTGAGAGAGACGTATGAGCAGCTCAGCATCGAGTCGGCGTACGCCGTGCAACGTTTTAACACCGACCGTCGGTTGAAGGAAGGGCGCCGGCTGGTAGGTTGCAAGATCGGGCTGACATCGGTCGCGGTGCAGAAGCAACTTGGCGTGGATCGTCCTGATTTCGGCATGCTCTTCGACGACATGGCCTACGGCGACGGCGAACCGATTCCTGCATCCATCCTCACGCAACCGAAGATTGAAGGCGAGGTGGCGTTTGTGATCGGCCGCGATATTACTGTGTCGAATCCCGGTCCGCTCGATGTGCTGAACGCGATCGAGTACGCGCTGCCAGCGCTTGAAATCGTGGGGAGCCGGATCGCAAAGTGGGACATTCGCATTACCGACACCATCGCAGACAACGCATCGTCGTCGGCATTCGTGGTCGGCAACAGTCCGCGCAAGCTCTCTGAATTTGACTTGCGTTTGTGCGGCATGGTGATCGAGCGGCGCGGCGAGCCGGTCTCAGTGGGTGCGGGCGCGGCCTGCCTGGGTAACCCAATCAACGCGGTCGTCTGGCTCGCGCGCACGATGGCCGGCTTAGGCACGCCGCTCAAGGCAGGGGACCTCGTGTTGTCCGGCGCGCTCGGTCCAATGGTCTCAGTCACGCCCGGCGACATCTTCGAAACCCGCATCAACGGACTCGGTTCCGTGCGGGCTGTATTTGAAAACGACTCGGGCGAGGCACGCTGA
- a CDS encoding 2-keto-4-pentenoate hydratase — MNNILDYATLLDDAARYANEVAQFDAEGRLSLDDAYAIQSASIARRVMRGEHRAGVKMGFTSRAKMIQMGLSDVIWGRLTAGMQIEEGMAVDFSRFVHPRVEPEIAFVLKRPLSGNVTGPEALAAVEAIAPALEIIDSRYKDFKFTLPEVIADNASSSGFVIGPWCSPQIDFSNLGLTLNIDGRVVQVGSTAALLGHPLRSLVAAARLSALAGEPLQAGWIVMAGGATPAEWIKPGQYISVEMERLGSAGFHVKG; from the coding sequence ATGAACAACATTCTCGATTACGCGACCCTCCTCGACGACGCTGCGCGCTACGCCAACGAAGTCGCCCAGTTCGATGCGGAAGGCCGCTTGTCGCTAGACGATGCGTACGCCATTCAATCAGCCTCCATTGCACGCCGGGTGATGCGCGGCGAGCATCGCGCCGGCGTAAAGATGGGCTTCACGAGCCGCGCAAAGATGATCCAGATGGGACTGTCGGATGTGATCTGGGGTCGCCTGACGGCAGGCATGCAGATCGAAGAGGGCATGGCTGTCGACTTCTCGCGCTTCGTGCATCCGCGCGTTGAGCCGGAGATCGCGTTCGTGCTCAAGCGCCCGTTATCCGGCAATGTCACCGGTCCCGAAGCGCTCGCGGCGGTGGAAGCCATTGCGCCGGCGCTGGAGATCATCGATTCGCGCTACAAGGACTTCAAGTTCACGCTTCCTGAAGTGATTGCTGACAACGCTTCGTCGAGCGGCTTCGTGATCGGGCCGTGGTGCAGTCCGCAAATCGATTTCTCCAACCTGGGGCTGACCCTGAACATCGATGGACGCGTGGTGCAGGTCGGCTCGACCGCGGCCTTGCTTGGCCATCCGTTGCGCTCACTGGTCGCGGCCGCGCGCCTGTCCGCGCTCGCGGGCGAGCCCTTGCAGGCCGGCTGGATCGTCATGGCAGGGGGCGCAACGCCCGCCGAATGGATCAAGCCGGGCCAATACATCTCTGTCGAGATGGAACGCCTTGGGAGCGCCGGCTTTCATGTGAAGGGCTAA
- a CDS encoding porin, which yields MKQSKQAGAAVVITVAMATSAHAQNSVTLYGIVDNSMTYQSSQTTLGSTKGGSSNIKMSSGVWAGSRFGLKGAEDLGGGTKTIFQLESGFNSTSGAQQYTNAEFGRQAWVGVTNPTYGTFTAGRQYTSYYSLLSPYSPTNWLTGFYGAHPGDLDELDTIYRANNSLVYTSPKLYGFTFSGSYAFAGVPGSVNQGSTWSGAVQYANGPFGIAAAITRINNSTPGGGAYGTDSTTNSNGQSGVSAVTNGYQTAQAQQRIAVGTGYTFNSAWDVSAVYSNVQYIPGIHSLFRDTAIFNTAGAVLHWHAATSLDLGTGYSYTRATKANGINSVAQYHQFNLSEYYALSKRTGLYALQAYQRAKGQTLGTPGASSIINATATLGDGFQSAPSSSPSQFAAGVGIIHRF from the coding sequence ATGAAGCAATCAAAACAGGCGGGAGCCGCGGTCGTCATCACGGTGGCAATGGCGACGTCCGCGCATGCGCAAAACAGCGTGACGCTGTACGGTATTGTCGATAATTCGATGACTTACCAAAGCAGCCAGACAACCCTGGGTTCCACCAAGGGCGGAAGCTCCAACATCAAGATGTCGTCGGGCGTATGGGCGGGCAGCCGCTTCGGCCTGAAGGGCGCCGAGGACCTCGGCGGTGGCACCAAGACTATCTTTCAACTCGAGTCAGGGTTTAATAGCACCAGCGGCGCACAGCAATACACCAATGCCGAATTCGGCCGGCAGGCATGGGTGGGTGTAACGAATCCCACATACGGCACGTTCACGGCCGGACGCCAGTACACGTCCTACTACTCGCTGCTTTCGCCGTATAGCCCGACCAACTGGCTGACCGGATTCTACGGCGCGCACCCGGGCGACCTCGACGAACTGGACACCATCTACCGCGCGAACAACTCGCTGGTCTATACGTCACCCAAGCTCTACGGATTCACGTTCAGCGGCTCGTATGCGTTCGCGGGCGTGCCGGGCAGCGTGAACCAGGGTTCGACATGGAGTGGTGCGGTCCAGTACGCCAACGGCCCGTTCGGGATTGCGGCAGCCATTACGCGCATCAATAACTCGACCCCGGGCGGCGGCGCGTACGGCACGGATTCGACCACGAATTCGAACGGGCAGTCAGGTGTCTCGGCGGTGACGAACGGCTACCAGACGGCGCAGGCGCAACAGCGGATCGCCGTTGGTACGGGCTATACATTCAACAGCGCATGGGACGTGTCGGCGGTATATTCGAACGTGCAATACATTCCCGGTATTCATTCGCTGTTCCGCGATACCGCGATCTTCAACACGGCCGGCGCCGTGCTTCACTGGCATGCGGCGACCTCCCTCGATCTGGGGACCGGGTACAGCTACACCCGTGCGACGAAAGCGAACGGTATAAACAGCGTCGCTCAATATCACCAGTTCAACTTGTCAGAGTATTACGCGCTATCAAAACGGACCGGCCTGTACGCGCTGCAGGCGTACCAGCGCGCGAAGGGCCAGACACTGGGAACGCCGGGCGCGTCCAGCATCATCAATGCAACGGCTACGTTGGGCGATGGGTTCCAGTCAGCGCCGTCTTCGTCACCAAGCCAGTTCGCGGCAGGCGTGGGTATCATTCACCGGTTCTAA